Part of the Nitrospiraceae bacterium genome is shown below.
GTGGCGAGCCTTCCCGGTGAGCGAGCCGCGTTCGTGGCCGGTTTGTTGATGGCCAGAGCGCACCAGCGACGGGACCATGTGCGAGAGACATTTCGATCTGCCTGGAAACGCGTCAAGAAACGTGGGAGGAAGGCCTGGGGTTAGGTTCTTGGAGGATCAGCTGTCCGCCATGCGATCATCGGGACTCGGTTGGGTCGATGATACGCGACGCAACCATGCCTCGCTCATCCTACGCTAGCTGAATACATCCTCAGCCACACATCCGTGCCTCCGTGACCCATCGACCTCTCCCGGTACTTCGTTGAACCTTCGACCAACGAACAATCCCCGTATCGTTGTGGATTCCATGAGAATCTATTTTGATTCTCCGATAGTCACTCCTGTACGGCGACATAGTCCTTCGCACCGCAAATATCTTTGAAAATACTGGCAACACCGATACCCGGCTTTGCACCGTTGTTCTGGAATGCCTGTTGCGATGCAAGGGTTCCGGTAGCCAGCCGATCAGCGTGTCGACTGAACGTGGCTGTACATGATCGCGATATGAGACCTGTTCTATGGAGCGACGCCAGACTCTCCGATTGAAGGTTCAGTTCCGAAGTGCGTTCTCCGCACCGGACGTGGTGGAGGGCGACGGGACGGTCGTGGATCTATCTGACACCGGTTGTCGCATTGCGACGTTGGTCAAGGTGCCTCGTGAGACCAATCTCGAGGTCAAGCTGAGCTTACCCGGCGACCTAATCCCGGTCACCATCGAATCCTCCATTGTCCGCTGGTCGTGGGAGCACGAATTTGGCGTGCAGTTCCTGAAAACTCGGGAAGAAGACCGTGCGCGACTTGCTCACTATGTCCAAAAGATCCAGTCCAGCGCTTCCTCTCCCCAAACTCCATGAACGCGTGACCTTCCTTTGGATCCTGTCCCCCGATCTGATTTGGAATCAGCCATAAAAGAGCGGTAATATGGCGCCAAGAAGCGAGAGCTGCGGCACCCGCTGAGGCAATGGGCCGTGAAATCCACACTCCTGATCGCGCTCGCCGGTTTCTGTGTGGCCACGGGCTGTTCTGTGTTCATCCCGAAAGAGTGCCGTTACTTGAAGGTGGCCGAAGGACGGGCGACCGGCGAAGAGGTGCAGCACAATCTGGGAGTGCCGCGAGAAAAAATATATCTTCCGACAGGCGGATCACTCTGGCACTACGAAGTGCTGGAAGAGCAGCCCACGCATCGAGGGTCGCCGACAGGATTCTGGTGTGATGAATACCGACTGACTTTTGGCCCGGACGGGGTACTCCGCCGCTGGACCCATCGATCGTTCTTTCATGGTGGAGAACTCAGGCCAGAGCCGTGCCGAGCTGGCTCTGAACGATTGGCGTTGTAATCATCGTCTAGCTACGGTGAGTCCTCATTCACCATTAATCGGTACCTCTCTTCTCGTGGGCGATGTCGGCAGATAAGCCGCTGTCGACTCACTTGACCTGTATCGTCCAGCCTGATAGCTAAGACCTCGCTGGCCAGAACGTTCCGAACATCTCAAGGACACTCGCGTCTACAATGACGGCTGACCCAATATTCTTTCGCGATCTCGCGTATGTGTTATTGGCTGCTCTTCTCGGAGGCAGTGCGGCTTGGTTGCTTAAACAGCCGCTCATCGTCGGGTATGTGCTTGGCGGCATCCTTATCAGCCCGTTCACGCCTGGTCCGGCCGTCTCCAATCTTCACCGTTTTGAAGCAGTGGCCGAGCTGGGGGTCGTTCTCCTGATGTTTTCCATCGGGATCGAGTTCTCCTTGCGCAACCTTCTTCGTGTGAAATGGGTCGCACTTTTAGGCGGCTTCTTGGGGATCCTCTTGTCGATGGGCCTGAGTTTGGCTGTAGGGTCATGGCTCGGCTGGAATGTCGTCGAGTCCGTCGTGATCGGAGCGGTGACCTCGGTCGCGAGCACGATGGTGCTCGTGCGTCTCCTGCTTGACAGGGGCGAGTTACAGTCACGCCATGGAACCGTCATGGTCGGCATTACGCTGGTGGAAGACCTGGCTGTCGTGGCCTTGACAGTGCTGCTGCCGACATTGGGTTCGATCGGGCAGGGAGGCTGGTTGCAGATCGTCGTGGCGTTTGGAAAGTCGGCAATTTTCCTCGCCCCTGTGGTGTATTTTGCGAGCAAGGTCGTCCCGCCGATCTTGGCGCGCGTGGCGCGAACTCAAAATCAAGAGCTGTTTCTGCTGGTCGTGCTGTCCTTGGCGGTCGGGACTGCCGCCCTGACTCAGGCGATCGGGTTGTCAGTGGCGCTGGGAGCGTTTTTAGCCGGTCTGTTGATTAGCGAATCGGAATATGCCTATCAGTCCTTCGCCCGGTTACTCTCGCTTCGGGATGCGTTCGTGGCGATGTTTTTCGTGACAATCGGGACGTTGATCGACCCGACGATCATTTTCCAGAATTGGCCGCTGCTGGCCACGGTGATCGGACTCGTCGTGTTCGGGAAGCTGATGATCTGGACCGGAGTCGTCCGACTCTTCGGCTATTCGATCGGGACGGCTTTTCTCGTCGCGCTAGGGCTCACTCAGATCGGCGAATTCTCGTTTGTCTTGGTCGGCGTTTCCCGGTCGGCCGGCCTGGTCGGAAACGAAGTGTACAGTGCTACGCTCGCAGCCTCTCTGATCACGATCTTCCTCAACACGCAGCTGCTCTCCATCGTGCCCAGGTGGATTCCGATCGGTTCGTATGCCTCAGCGAAGGTCGATCAATCAGGCGCTCCTATCATGACTGGCACCCGAACGACGTCTCAGCACTAACCTGAAGGTCATTTCGTCGGAAAGGATTGCCCTGGGCAGGAAGAGTCGTATACTAAATTATCAGCGGGGTCCGCAGTGCGATTCATGACGCAGACGGAGTAAATGATTGCAACCTGCACCAGGCAATCACCAAATTCATCGCATTCCTCAAACATTCAGAGAGGTCCACAATGTGGCATCGCATGACCGGGATGAATAGAGCGGCGGCCATGCTGCTGGCTCTACTCGCCGATACAGCATTCGCTGCGCCTGTACAGGTCGCGACTCCAGAACCGGTCCCCTATGCCGAATTCAAGCAGATCAAGAAATTTGTGTCGGTCGAGGTGCAGACTCTAGGCACCGCGGAAAAGATCGGACTGAAGAAGGCAGAACTGACTGACGTGACGCGATTGACGTTTCTCAAAAAACTCCCGGGGGTTCCACTCGTCGGGTCCGGTGGTCCCCCTGCCGACGGGACTGACCGGCTGAATCAACTCGGTTTTCTCACGTGCGAAGTCTGGACAGTCGGCGAAGAATACATGGTCGCCTATCACATGGACTGCAATGCCGGCTCCTATCTCATGCCAAGAATGCCGGGAAGCCTGTGGAATCGGGCGATTCTCGGCTACGGGCCCAAGGATCAAATTCCCGACGCAGTCCACAACGGTCTGAAGGCCATGGTCGAGCAGTTTGCAGCGACCTTTTTGAATGTGCGGGGCGAAGGGGAAATCCGGTAGGGGCCGAATCGGCCCAAGACAGCATTTCCCCGGCGAGGCATTCGGCTAAACGTGCAAGCGAAATGCAGTACGACACTCGTCGTACTGGGTGCGCTCGTAGCCCTGGCAGTTTTCTTCGCCCTGTACCTCAGCACCCTGAGCGGGTTTTCTCAGCTCGCCCTTCGAGACGACCAACTGACGGTTCGCTACATCCTGCCCGAACGCGACATGGTTCTATCGTTCAGCGAAGTGATGAACGTGCAAGAGGAGCAGGCCTACAAAGGTCGGTGGCGCCTCGTTCTCACCACAGAGACGAGCGGGACCTATGAGAGTTCATTAGCTTCTCGAACGGATGTCCGCAAGGCCGGAGACTTTCTCAGACGGCAGATGACTCAGCCATATTCCCTTCCCCGGTGAATCCTGGGTGCTCCTCTTGGCGGACCGAAACCAAACCAGGCCGATACCCTAGTGCTTCGAACCAAACCCTGCTGGAAACTCTCCGCATGCTTGGCTACACTGCGCTGTCACTTGCGTGACGACCGACGACAAGGCCAGAAACATGATCCCTCATTCCGTCCTTTCCTTGAATCGAAAGTTCGCTACCGCGACTGCAGGCCTCCTGTCCCTCATCATCGCTGTCACGGGCTGCCAATCTGTCGAACCGAGCAAGCAAAACGGCCGTCGGTCTCCGGACATCGAGAAGGAAATCGGTGATGCGAATCGAATCGCCGTGCTCAACCTATTGTCGGAGGCGTCCTTGACGCACTGCGACGACCTCGTGTGAAGTATGGAGCGCAAGCTCGATCACAATTCCAGCACAAAACATTCTCGGTCATTCGAGAAACCGCAAATGTATTCGTGCCTGACGGCACATTTATCGAATACATAATGGAGAGTTATGAGCGGGGCTATCTCAGCATCCTTCTTGCGAGCAGTTATGTCCGAATGCACAAAGTCGAGGACGCCAAAGTCGAGTTGCGAGACTTGGATCATGAACTATTCGCGCCGATCTACAACTTTGGAGAAGATCCGGTCAACCTTTTGCTTTCTGCGGTCCTGTGGGAACAGCTCGGGGATGTCGGTGAAGCCCGCGTGGACTGGCTCCGCCTGAGAGACTTTCGAATATTTACGATGCGGGAGGATCCGCCGCTTCGCCTGTTTGCCGAAGAGCGGGTCAATCAAATCGACAACAGAGAAGAGATCGCTCCGGAATGGCATGTGTACCTGGTCGGGCGGTTTCCCCGGCTCGACTGGGATCTGCGATTCAGCAACTCCACGAGCGGGTATTTTTCCATCACTCCCACAGAACCGTTCATGGCGTCCTGTGCGTCAAGCACAGGCGTATTGGTATCGACGGAAAGCTGGTTTAACAAGATCGCGATCCGTCACAGCCATGCCTATCATCCGTTGCTGAACATTCAGACGTGGATTCGCCTTCCGGTTGGTTTGACGTACAGCCTGATTCCCGTCGCTGCCGGGGCAGGAATCATGGTCGGAGGGTGTATGCTCGATGCTGCTGGGAACGGCAAAGGCTCACTCTGTCAACTTTCGGTGGTCGGTGGGGTAGCGCTGATGCGGACGGCACCTCAGGTGCTGGAGGGAGCATTGCGCCCGGATCTGCGACACTGGGAGCGGGTCCCGGCTGCAGTTGTGGTCACGAGAGCCTCAGCGCCTGATCAAGAGCCTTGTTTATTGAAGGAGCGCTCTGACGTAAAACGCTTGCTTTAGGCAAGTGCTGAGGAGAGTGTCTGGCTCGACCGTTAGCTCGCCTGAGCTTTCGTTAGTGAGGCGGATCCTGTCTCGGTCATTCACTGAAATCCCCGCTGCTTGATCCCACCGTTCCTCTTGGATACGATCGATGCGCTGATCAAAGGAGGAAGGTGGGGTATGGTCGCAGGGATCGCCTGTTTAATCGGCGCGGTGTTTCTTCTAGTTTCCGCCGTGGATATCCTCACGTTCCTCATGCCGTCTTCTCCCAGAACCGGGATGCCTGGGACTTGGGATCCAGTTAAGCTCGCGTGGATGGGCACACTCTGTGCGGCCGCCTCTTTGTTTCACGGCATGAATGCGTGGCGGCTATTCCTGCCATCATCCTCGCAGCGTGCTATCGCCGAACGATGGTCTCCGCTCGCGATTCTGCTATGGTGGGGGGCAGCGGTCCTAGGTCTCCTGGTCAACTATCCGATTCCGTATTTCAACCACCATGTCGATAAGTTCTTCCTGATTCTCGGTTTGGTGGTGGGTTGGGGAGCCTGGTTGTGTCTGCATCCGGCCAGCCTGGGAATGGTCCTTGAGAGCCATGCGTATAGTTGGGTCCGGGTGGCAATGATCAATGGGCTGATCTTCTTTGTGCTTGCCGAGATCATACTGCGGCTGGCGGATCCCGTCTTGGCCCGGAGCGGGCTATTCAGCGTTTCATACGATACACCCGGCGGAGGGATTCCCCACCAGGTAGTGGATGCCACGACCATGCGGACCAATTCCCTTGGGTTCCGGGATCGTGAGCGAACTCTGGAGCGGACGTCGCAATCTGCGCGAATTGTAGCAATTGGTGATTCATTCACCTGGGGATCGGGGGTAACTTATGACGAAACTTTTGTTTCGTTGGTTGAACGCGGGCTTCAAGCCGCTGACCCGCGTGCGGAGGTAATTAATCTTGGGTTAGTCGGCTACCAGCCCGAGGATTATCTCTCCTTGCTAGAATCGCACGGCCTGGCCTATCAACCTGACCTCGTGCTCATCAATTTCTATATCGGAAACGACCTCATGCCCGCACAGGGTTCACAGCTAATCGTGGCGGGTCAACGGCGGCGCGCGCATATCAATGGGAACTGGTTTCATGATCATCTGTCTTGGGACCACTGGTATCTTGCTCATGATCTCGAGTACGCGTGGATCGTGGGAACGGCGCGTATGCGGCAAGCAAGGGGACAATCCGATCTTGGGTTTATGACTCCGGCACCGGCAATCCAGACTGGTGCGCGCGAGCCTCCAACGCCGTTCTCCGGCTGGAGCCCGCGATATCTCCGTATGATCCAAGGGATGGGAGATCAATATCTCAAGTACGATACCGAGGCATTTCTCGGACGGTGGAACGAGACCCGGGCGATCTTGGAGAAGATCGATGTGCTCCTGCATGGGCTGGGAGTCCCATGGGTCCTGGTGTTGTTACCGGCCGAAGAACAAGTCGACCGGGAGCTGCAGCGACTGTATGTGAAAATGCTCGGAGGCGCACCTGAACGCTATGATTTTGGCAAACCCCAACGGCTCTTGGAGGAGTGGGCCGTGGGCAGAGGTGTGAAGGTAATCGATCTTACGCCAGCCTTTCTCGCCAACGTGTCACAAGCCCGTCTATTCATCGATAACGATATTCACTTGAACCGCAATGGTCATGCCTTGGCTGCTTCGTCGATCCTGCGGGAACTTCAGCCAGACCTTGCCAAGACAAGTCGGAGTCTTCGACTTCGCGATGGGGGCTGACTGCTCTGGGGTCTCTTTCAACGCCGAGGTCTAGTGCCGTCTATGGAGTAATGTCCGCTTGCTTCGTGACAAGAGGGGGGAGTGATGACAAAGCGCTCGCTGAGCCTGAAGGAAGTTCCAGACTGTTCTCATCGCTGCAAGAGCTTTCGAACCCAATATCGAGCCATGCGCGATAAACCTCAAGGGGAGCCTCCGGCGAACTCTGTCACCGACGTGAGATAGCACTCCATCAGAGTCCACTCGCTCGTTTCTTCAATTGGCACGGCGCCTTAGGGCACCCTTGCTTAAAGAGATAAGCGCTACTGGAATCGAAATGGAGGCCTTTTCAGCCGACTGACTCAACATCCGCGATGATCGTGTAATAGCCGGATGCCCTCGCGGGCTACGGTTGACTCAGGCCTACTTTCAGAAATTCCGGATGTCGACACGCACTTCTTTTCGTACATTTTGATGCTCGACCAGGAGCTTAGCCGGAAGTGTGATGCGTTGCGTCACGCTTCTGTAAGGACCCCCGCCAACTTCGAGGATGCGGTCTCCTTCTTGTAATCCCGCATTGTGCCCGGGACCGCCATGAAGGAGCCCCAGCAATCGGATCCCTTCAGTGCGAGAGGACATGTCCGGCACCAGCCCAAGAGGGTTATCGCCGAAGGCGGCCGCCAACGCGGCTAGCGAGTGGGTATAAGCGACTCGCAATGTTTCTCGTTGCGCATCATCCATGACCTCCTCGGGCCAGGTCTGGTTGTTGTGTGGAGGAGGAAGTCGGACTTCTGCCAGGGTTGTTTGTCGAAAGAGCAAGAGGCCGGTTTCGACCTGCGTGAGGGGAATTTCGACGGAATGCGCCACCTTGCCTCCCTGCCGTGCGACGGCTTGGAGCCGCTCGGTCGAAATTTGATCAATCTGTACGATCAGCAAGGAGTCCGCGCCCTTCCATCCGCCGATACGTGCCACGGTGTCATTCTGAACTTTGCCTGCATATTGGAGAATCAATTCTTGCGTAACGGGTTCGAGACGTTCACGTTCCACGACGGCCAAAGTTGGGTGGAAGGTACGGAGGTAGGCGAGTGTAAGATCCAGGCCAGAAAAAATGTAAGAGGTGTTGGGGCCGTGCGGAACGATTACGGCCAGTCGTTGAGGATACATGGTGAGAGGTTGCGGCATCAGCACTGTTGTGGCAGATGGGATGATGCGGGGCGTGAGGGACGTGGGTGACACATCTGCAGGCGATTTGCCGAGCACCAGGTCGTCACTAGAGAGCACCTTGAAGCTGATCATGCGGTCTTGGGCATCATACTGCACCTCCAAAGAGAGATCTGGCGGGCGAATTCCCTTCTCGAGACTGATGCCGTAGAGTTCCCATATTCCGAAGGTAAAAGCATCTGCGGTCAGGTGGAGTCCTGCACGCAACATCTTGAGTTCCTTGGTGTAGCCTTGCGACACTCGGAAATCATCCACTTTCTTTCCGCCGTATTCCTCTGTTTTTATCGGGAGACCAAGTTCCTTGATGATGACGGATCGAGGAGATTCGGGTTCGAGGACGGCGAGATTCTTCGGCTCTGGCTGCTGGAGGGCCATGACGACCGAGCAGCCTGGTAGGCCGAACAAAAGGAAGGCAATCCAATACCGGCTCAAGCTATCGAGCATTCGAACAATCGGAAGGGTTCCCTTTCTCGTGGCAGAAGGGGCTGCTCGTGCACCGCGCAAATTAGGTCTGCTCAACATCCGCGATGATCGTGTGCAGGCCCGACGCACCCGCCGGCTGCGGTCTCACCAGTTCCGAAATCTGCAACTGTCCTTTCGCATCCGTCGCACGCACAACGACTTGGAATTTGCCGGGCTTGGGCGGTTGCCACGTGTAGTTCCAAATCACCCAGGAGTAGGGCGACATCGGCTTTTCGATCTCGCAATCATTCCACGTGCGACCTGCGTCGAAGCTGAGCTCCACTTTGCTGATGGAGTTCGGCCCCCCGAAGGCGATGCCGCGAAACGTCTGCGCTGGGCCCTTGAGGGATTGATAATGCCCGGGGCTGTCGATGCGCGAGAACACTTTGATCGTCCCGTCGTCGGTCCAGCCTTTCCGTTGCCAGTAGCCGAGATGGTCGCCGGGATAGACTTCGATCTCGACGATCCACTTCACGTTTTTGATACCGTAGAGCCCTGGCACGAGCAGCCTGATTGGAAAGCCGTGTTCCTTCGGCAGCTTTTCGCCGTTCATCAGGTAGGCCAGCATCACATCGTCCTGCATGGCCCGTTTGAAGGGGATGCTGTCATCGTACCCGTCGATGCCGCGAAAGATGACATCGCGCGCGATTTCTTCATCGGCGCCAGCTTCTTGGAGAAGTTTCTTGAGGGAGATGCCACGCCAGGATGCATTCCCCAAACTATCGCCGCCCGGCAATGTATCGATGCACATCAGTGTTTGAACTTGATCATAGGAATCTCGGTTTAGAATGTCGCGCCACCCGAGCGACATCGGTTTTTTCACTTCCCCTTTAATCTGCAGCTTCCATTGCTCGATATTGATCTCGCGCGACATGGAGACGGCGCTGTCTGCATAGTTCACAACGTAGAACTTTGAATTGGGTGTGAAATAGGTCGTGTCACGCGGCGGCATGGCGAACATGCGTCCGAAGACCGAGCCCATCGCGTCGCAGCCCCCGGTCAGACCGGCGAGCGAGCCGAGGCCGAGCGCCTTCAGGAGC
Proteins encoded:
- a CDS encoding cation:proton antiporter; protein product: MTADPIFFRDLAYVLLAALLGGSAAWLLKQPLIVGYVLGGILISPFTPGPAVSNLHRFEAVAELGVVLLMFSIGIEFSLRNLLRVKWVALLGGFLGILLSMGLSLAVGSWLGWNVVESVVIGAVTSVASTMVLVRLLLDRGELQSRHGTVMVGITLVEDLAVVALTVLLPTLGSIGQGGWLQIVVAFGKSAIFLAPVVYFASKVVPPILARVARTQNQELFLLVVLSLAVGTAALTQAIGLSVALGAFLAGLLISESEYAYQSFARLLSLRDAFVAMFFVTIGTLIDPTIIFQNWPLLATVIGLVVFGKLMIWTGVVRLFGYSIGTAFLVALGLTQIGEFSFVLVGVSRSAGLVGNEVYSATLAASLITIFLNTQLLSIVPRWIPIGSYASAKVDQSGAPIMTGTRTTSQH
- a CDS encoding PilZ domain-containing protein, with product MERRQTLRLKVQFRSAFSAPDVVEGDGTVVDLSDTGCRIATLVKVPRETNLEVKLSLPGDLIPVTIESSIVRWSWEHEFGVQFLKTREEDRARLAHYVQKIQSSASSPQTP
- a CDS encoding SGNH/GDSL hydrolase family protein, with translation MVAGIACLIGAVFLLVSAVDILTFLMPSSPRTGMPGTWDPVKLAWMGTLCAAASLFHGMNAWRLFLPSSSQRAIAERWSPLAILLWWGAAVLGLLVNYPIPYFNHHVDKFFLILGLVVGWGAWLCLHPASLGMVLESHAYSWVRVAMINGLIFFVLAEIILRLADPVLARSGLFSVSYDTPGGGIPHQVVDATTMRTNSLGFRDRERTLERTSQSARIVAIGDSFTWGSGVTYDETFVSLVERGLQAADPRAEVINLGLVGYQPEDYLSLLESHGLAYQPDLVLINFYIGNDLMPAQGSQLIVAGQRRRAHINGNWFHDHLSWDHWYLAHDLEYAWIVGTARMRQARGQSDLGFMTPAPAIQTGAREPPTPFSGWSPRYLRMIQGMGDQYLKYDTEAFLGRWNETRAILEKIDVLLHGLGVPWVLVLLPAEEQVDRELQRLYVKMLGGAPERYDFGKPQRLLEEWAVGRGVKVIDLTPAFLANVSQARLFIDNDIHLNRNGHALAASSILRELQPDLAKTSRSLRLRDGG
- a CDS encoding molybdopterin-dependent oxidoreductase, with the translated sequence MAWPESLFSFRRRTLLKALGLGSLAGLTGGCDAMGSVFGRMFAMPPRDTTYFTPNSKFYVVNYADSAVSMSREINIEQWKLQIKGEVKKPMSLGWRDILNRDSYDQVQTLMCIDTLPGGDSLGNASWRGISLKKLLQEAGADEEIARDVIFRGIDGYDDSIPFKRAMQDDVMLAYLMNGEKLPKEHGFPIRLLVPGLYGIKNVKWIVEIEVYPGDHLGYWQRKGWTDDGTIKVFSRIDSPGHYQSLKGPAQTFRGIAFGGPNSISKVELSFDAGRTWNDCEIEKPMSPYSWVIWNYTWQPPKPGKFQVVVRATDAKGQLQISELVRPQPAGASGLHTIIADVEQT
- a CDS encoding PDZ domain-containing protein encodes the protein MLDSLSRYWIAFLLFGLPGCSVVMALQQPEPKNLAVLEPESPRSVIIKELGLPIKTEEYGGKKVDDFRVSQGYTKELKMLRAGLHLTADAFTFGIWELYGISLEKGIRPPDLSLEVQYDAQDRMISFKVLSSDDLVLGKSPADVSPTSLTPRIIPSATTVLMPQPLTMYPQRLAVIVPHGPNTSYIFSGLDLTLAYLRTFHPTLAVVERERLEPVTQELILQYAGKVQNDTVARIGGWKGADSLLIVQIDQISTERLQAVARQGGKVAHSVEIPLTQVETGLLLFRQTTLAEVRLPPPHNNQTWPEEVMDDAQRETLRVAYTHSLAALAAAFGDNPLGLVPDMSSRTEGIRLLGLLHGGPGHNAGLQEGDRILEVGGGPYRSVTQRITLPAKLLVEHQNVRKEVRVDIRNF